In one Thermococcus sp. 2319x1 genomic region, the following are encoded:
- a CDS encoding 50S ribosomal protein L44e: MKYPKQIRTYCPFCKKHTVHKVERVKKRPRSELSAGQRRFRRILKGYKGFPRPNPTGREKPVKKLDLRFRCTECGKAHTRGEGFRVKKFELV, encoded by the coding sequence ATGAAATACCCGAAGCAGATAAGGACATACTGCCCGTTTTGTAAGAAGCACACAGTTCATAAGGTGGAGAGGGTAAAGAAGAGACCTAGGAGTGAGCTTAGCGCTGGTCAGAGAAGATTCAGGAGAATCTTAAAGGGTTACAAGGGTTTCCCAAGGCCGAACCCAACTGGAAGGGAAAAGCCAGTGAAGAAGCTTGACCTTAGGTTTAGGTGCACAGAGTGCGGAAAGGCACACACAAGAGGCGAAGGGTTTAGAGTAAAGAAGTTTGAGCTCGTGTGA
- a CDS encoding 30S ribosomal protein S27e yields MPKNLIPMPRSRFLKVKCIDCGNEQIVFSHPATTVRCLVCGSTLVEPAGGKGIIKAKILEVLE; encoded by the coding sequence GTGCCTAAAAACCTCATCCCAATGCCAAGGTCAAGATTCCTCAAGGTTAAGTGCATTGACTGTGGAAACGAGCAGATAGTCTTTAGCCACCCAGCAACAACTGTACGATGTTTGGTTTGTGGCTCAACTCTCGTCGAACCGGCTGGCGGAAAGGGAATCATAAAGGCAAAGATTCTCGAAGTTCTTGAATGA
- a CDS encoding translation initiation factor IF-2 subunit alpha, with translation MPRRAREFPEEGEFVVATVKSIHHYGAFLTLDEYPGKEGFMHISEVAPTFVRNIRDYLKEGQKIVAKVIRVDPSKGHIDLSLKRVKQQERKAKIQEFKRAQKAENLLKMAAEKLGKDFERAWREVWVPLEEEYGEVYAAFEDAAQNGIEVLKDLIPDEWLPVLEEIIKNYVEIPTVTIDAEFEITVPTPNGIEIIKEALIRARDRANEEQGIEVKFSYLGAPRYRIDITAPDYYKAEDVLEKIASEILHVIKQAGGEASLIRKEKKIRKIKRREA, from the coding sequence ATGCCGAGGAGAGCTAGAGAATTTCCGGAGGAAGGAGAGTTTGTTGTTGCTACCGTTAAGAGCATTCACCACTACGGTGCGTTCTTGACACTTGACGAGTATCCCGGAAAGGAAGGTTTTATGCACATAAGCGAAGTCGCCCCAACTTTTGTGAGAAACATCAGGGATTACCTTAAAGAAGGCCAGAAGATTGTGGCAAAGGTTATACGCGTTGATCCAAGTAAGGGGCATATAGATTTAAGCCTTAAGAGGGTCAAGCAGCAGGAGAGAAAGGCAAAGATTCAGGAGTTCAAGAGGGCTCAAAAGGCAGAGAACCTCTTAAAGATGGCAGCCGAAAAACTCGGCAAAGATTTTGAGAGGGCTTGGAGAGAGGTTTGGGTGCCGCTTGAGGAGGAATACGGAGAGGTTTATGCGGCATTTGAAGATGCCGCTCAAAATGGCATTGAAGTTCTTAAAGATCTCATCCCCGATGAATGGTTACCGGTTCTTGAGGAGATAATAAAGAACTACGTTGAGATTCCAACCGTCACAATAGATGCGGAGTTCGAAATAACTGTCCCCACTCCTAATGGCATTGAAATCATAAAAGAAGCTCTCATAAGGGCCAGAGACAGGGCAAATGAAGAGCAGGGGATAGAGGTTAAGTTCAGCTATCTCGGGGCACCGAGGTACAGAATAGATATTACCGCTCCGGACTACTATAAAGCCGAAGATGTTTTGGAGAAGATAGCCTCGGAGATACTTCATGTTATAAAACAAGCCGGTGGAGAAGCTTCGCTCATAAGGAAAGAAAAGAAGATAAGGAAGATAAAGAGGAGAGAGGCATGA
- a CDS encoding RNA-protein complex protein Nop10 — translation MRFRIKKCQKCGRYTLKDICPVCGEKTKSAHPPKFSPEDPYGEYRRRLKRELFGVGVKK, via the coding sequence ATGAGGTTCAGAATTAAAAAATGCCAAAAATGTGGCAGATACACTCTGAAAGATATTTGCCCGGTTTGTGGAGAAAAAACCAAATCGGCTCATCCTCCTAAGTTTTCCCCGGAGGATCCGTACGGGGAGTATAGGAGGAGACTTAAGAGGGAACTATTCGGCGTTGGGGTGAAAAAATGA
- a CDS encoding proteasome assembly chaperone family protein, with the protein MKETMIVVYEKPDIYDPVFIEGLPGIGLVGKLAADHLIQELKAKKFAELYSPHFMHQVIVKKDSTVDLMRNEFYYWKSPDDEHRDLIIITGDTQVPPTDSYGHFEVVGKMLDFVEQFGTREIITMGGYQVPELEGEPRVLASFTDLETKEKYKHLPVVFREDEGGAIVGAAGLLLGIGKLRGMRGACFLGESLGYIVDARAAKAVLSVVAQVLNLEIDMSALDERAKETEEILRKVQEMQRAMFEQQLPQPGHEEEDRGYL; encoded by the coding sequence ATGAAGGAAACGATGATAGTTGTTTATGAAAAGCCCGACATATACGACCCGGTCTTTATTGAAGGTCTCCCCGGAATTGGTTTAGTTGGCAAATTAGCTGCAGATCATTTAATTCAGGAACTCAAGGCAAAGAAATTTGCCGAGCTTTACTCTCCTCACTTCATGCACCAAGTTATAGTAAAGAAGGATTCGACAGTGGATTTAATGAGAAATGAGTTCTACTACTGGAAAAGCCCAGATGATGAGCACAGGGATTTGATAATAATCACCGGAGACACTCAAGTACCTCCAACCGACAGCTACGGCCACTTTGAAGTCGTTGGGAAGATGCTTGACTTTGTGGAGCAGTTTGGAACGAGGGAGATAATCACAATGGGCGGTTATCAAGTGCCAGAGCTTGAAGGAGAGCCAAGGGTATTGGCTTCTTTCACCGATTTGGAAACAAAGGAGAAATACAAACATCTACCTGTTGTGTTTAGGGAAGACGAAGGGGGAGCAATAGTCGGAGCAGCAGGTTTGCTTTTGGGCATAGGAAAGCTCAGGGGAATGAGAGGGGCATGCTTCCTTGGAGAAAGCCTCGGCTACATAGTGGATGCGAGAGCTGCCAAGGCAGTTCTAAGCGTCGTTGCACAGGTTCTCAACTTAGAGATAGACATGAGTGCCCTCGACGAGAGGGCGAAAGAAACCGAGGAAATCCTTAGAAAGGTTCAAGAAATGCAGAGAGCGATGTTTGAGCAGCAGCTTCCACAACCGGGCCATGAGGAAGAAGATAGAGGCTACCTTTGA
- a CDS encoding TIGR00375 family protein, with translation MIVDADLHIHSRYSKAVSKLMTFPILAENAKLKGLEIVGTGDILNLQWEKELLEAAQKVDEGSYEIKGVRFLLTAEVEDSRRVHHLLIFPSIDAVRGMRERLKPYSKDIENEGRPHVNLSAAEIADLANELDVLIGAAHSFTPWTALYKEYNSLKEAYGDAKVHFLELGLSADSYVADRIKAHHGLTYLSNSDAHSPMPHRLGREFNRFEIEDATFDEVRKAILKRGGRKIILNVGLDPRLGKYHLTACSKCYTKYRLEDAKGLNWRCELCGGVIKKGVHDRILELADTNERPKDRPPYLHLAPLAEIIAMVLNKAVETKAVKSIWERLLREFGSEIAVLVDVPIKSITELIGEEIAKAIWAFRNEKLIVIPGGGGKYGEIRLPEEIKKAKLEEIGDIKIKHEDVYYRPKQSSILSFLKKA, from the coding sequence ATGATAGTTGACGCTGATCTGCACATCCACTCCCGCTATTCCAAGGCGGTCTCAAAGTTGATGACCTTTCCCATTTTAGCAGAAAACGCAAAGCTCAAGGGTCTTGAAATTGTGGGCACTGGGGATATTCTAAACCTCCAATGGGAGAAGGAGCTCTTAGAAGCTGCTCAAAAAGTTGATGAGGGGAGTTATGAAATAAAAGGCGTGAGATTTCTCCTTACGGCTGAGGTTGAGGACAGCAGGAGAGTTCATCATCTCCTGATTTTTCCCTCTATTGACGCGGTAAGGGGGATGCGTGAAAGGCTCAAGCCCTACTCCAAGGATATTGAAAATGAGGGAAGGCCGCACGTAAATTTAAGTGCTGCCGAAATAGCTGATTTAGCAAATGAACTTGACGTTTTGATAGGCGCGGCCCATTCATTTACCCCATGGACAGCTCTCTACAAGGAGTACAACAGCCTTAAAGAGGCATATGGTGACGCCAAGGTTCACTTCCTTGAGCTGGGGCTTTCTGCAGATTCCTACGTGGCCGACAGGATAAAGGCTCATCACGGGCTTACCTATTTAAGCAACTCCGACGCTCATTCTCCAATGCCCCACAGGCTTGGCAGAGAATTCAACCGCTTTGAAATTGAGGATGCGACGTTTGATGAGGTTAGAAAGGCCATCCTAAAGCGTGGGGGGAGGAAGATAATCCTCAACGTCGGGCTTGACCCGAGGCTTGGTAAGTACCATCTAACAGCCTGCTCAAAGTGCTACACCAAATACAGGCTTGAGGATGCTAAGGGGCTAAACTGGAGATGTGAGCTTTGCGGAGGAGTTATAAAGAAGGGGGTTCATGATAGGATTCTTGAGCTTGCCGATACAAACGAAAGGCCAAAGGACAGACCTCCTTACCTCCATTTGGCCCCTCTTGCGGAGATAATAGCCATGGTTCTCAACAAAGCTGTTGAAACCAAAGCCGTCAAAAGCATATGGGAACGCCTTTTGAGGGAGTTCGGCAGTGAAATTGCCGTTCTGGTCGATGTTCCGATAAAAAGCATAACCGAGCTGATTGGGGAAGAGATAGCCAAGGCAATCTGGGCGTTCAGGAATGAAAAGCTTATCGTAATCCCCGGTGGAGGGGGCAAGTACGGCGAGATTAGGCTCCCAGAAGAGATAAAGAAAGCTAAGCTTGAAGAAATAGGGGATATAAAAATAAAGCATGAGGATGTCTACTACAGACCAAAACAGAGCTCGATTTTGAGCTTCTTGAAGAAAGCCTAA
- the galT gene encoding galactose-1-phosphate uridylyltransferase: MRELRYNPLTGQWIMVSAVRRNRPWRPKNFCPFCPGTEETGYGWEVLLLPNRFPMLSFDAPKPEQEKFYTKARALGQCSVIVETPEHELRDFNELPKEQMIKVVELWKETTAKLMENPRVAYLAIFRNKGEEIGVSLTHPHGQLYALPFIPLKARLKIENSRNYYHRFGECLFCRILKEEANEERAIYENESFIAFMPFFASWPFEIHVYPKRHVQYLTQLNGKETKDLADVLQAVTGSLNEVLERDMPYAMMIFQAPFKGKYPFYHLHIEFYPILRDNGKVKYTAGIELGTWEFTYDGIPEENARKLREACRRVVKRLNAEGRCF; encoded by the coding sequence ATGAGGGAACTCCGCTATAACCCTTTAACCGGGCAGTGGATTATGGTTTCCGCTGTTAGAAGGAACCGCCCTTGGAGGCCTAAAAACTTCTGCCCTTTCTGTCCCGGCACTGAGGAGACCGGTTACGGCTGGGAAGTTCTTCTTTTACCAAATAGATTCCCCATGCTGTCTTTTGATGCACCAAAGCCGGAGCAGGAGAAATTTTACACAAAAGCCAGAGCCCTCGGTCAGTGCAGTGTTATAGTGGAAACCCCTGAACACGAACTGAGGGATTTCAACGAGCTTCCGAAGGAGCAGATGATAAAAGTCGTAGAGCTGTGGAAAGAGACAACTGCCAAGCTCATGGAAAACCCCAGAGTGGCTTATCTCGCAATCTTTCGCAACAAAGGGGAAGAGATAGGAGTTAGCCTAACTCATCCTCACGGCCAGCTCTACGCGCTTCCCTTTATCCCCCTCAAGGCGAGGTTAAAAATTGAAAACTCAAGGAACTACTACCACCGCTTTGGAGAATGTCTATTTTGCAGAATACTTAAGGAAGAAGCCAATGAAGAAAGAGCTATCTATGAAAACGAAAGCTTCATTGCCTTCATGCCCTTCTTTGCCAGCTGGCCTTTTGAAATCCATGTGTATCCAAAGAGACACGTTCAGTATTTAACTCAGCTTAACGGCAAAGAGACAAAAGATTTAGCCGATGTGCTTCAAGCTGTTACCGGAAGCCTAAATGAAGTCTTAGAGAGGGACATGCCCTACGCGATGATGATCTTCCAGGCACCGTTTAAAGGGAAATACCCCTTCTACCACCTGCACATCGAGTTCTACCCAATCCTAAGGGACAACGGAAAGGTCAAATACACTGCCGGTATTGAATTGGGCACGTGGGAGTTCACTTATGACGGCATCCCGGAGGAGAACGCGAGAAAGCTCAGAGAGGCCTGCAGAAGAGTTGTAAAAAGGCTAAACGCGGAGGGCAGGTGTTTTTAG
- a CDS encoding glycoside hydrolase family 1 protein: MLVFPDSFLFGTATSSHQIEGDNRWNDWWYYEETGKLPYKSGKACNHWELYKEDIELMAQLGYNAYRFSIEWSRLFPEEGKFNEEAFNRYREIIELLLEKGITPNVTLHHFTSPLWFMKKGGFLREENLKYWEQYVDKAAELLKGVKLVATFNEPMVYVMMGYLTAYWPPFLKSPFKAFKVASNLLKAHAMAYEVLGNRFEVGIVKNIPIMLPASNREKDVKAAQKADSLFNWNFLDAIWNGKYKGAFGTYKTPESDVDFIGINYYTASEIKHSWNPLKFFFDAKLADLSKRKTDMGWSVYPRGIYEAIAKVSRYGKPMYITENGIATLDDEWRIEFIIQHLQYVHKALSEGFDVRGYFYWSFVDNFEWAEGFRPRFGLIEVDYTTFERRPRKSAYVYGEIAREKKVKDELLAKYGLPEL; encoded by the coding sequence ATGCTTGTCTTTCCCGATTCCTTCCTCTTTGGAACAGCAACATCTTCCCATCAGATTGAGGGGGACAATAGGTGGAACGACTGGTGGTATTATGAGGAGACAGGCAAGCTCCCCTACAAATCCGGCAAAGCCTGCAATCACTGGGAACTTTATAAGGAAGATATAGAGCTGATGGCTCAGCTCGGCTACAATGCCTACCGCTTCTCTATAGAATGGAGCCGCCTCTTCCCGGAAGAGGGCAAGTTCAACGAGGAAGCCTTCAACCGCTACCGTGAAATCATTGAGCTCCTCCTTGAGAAAGGAATAACGCCTAACGTCACGCTTCATCACTTCACCTCCCCATTATGGTTTATGAAGAAGGGAGGCTTTTTGAGGGAAGAGAATCTCAAGTACTGGGAGCAGTACGTTGATAAAGCCGCGGAGCTCCTCAAGGGAGTCAAGCTTGTGGCAACTTTTAACGAGCCGATGGTCTATGTTATGATGGGCTACCTCACGGCCTACTGGCCACCCTTCCTCAAGAGCCCCTTTAAAGCATTTAAAGTCGCCTCAAATCTTCTCAAGGCCCATGCAATGGCATATGAAGTTCTTGGCAACAGATTCGAGGTGGGAATAGTCAAAAACATCCCCATAATGCTCCCTGCAAGCAACAGAGAGAAAGACGTAAAGGCTGCTCAAAAGGCTGATTCCCTCTTTAACTGGAACTTCCTCGATGCAATATGGAACGGGAAATATAAAGGAGCTTTTGGGACTTACAAAACTCCAGAAAGCGATGTGGACTTCATAGGGATAAACTACTACACAGCCAGCGAGATAAAACACAGCTGGAATCCGCTGAAGTTTTTCTTCGATGCCAAGCTTGCAGACTTAAGCAAGAGAAAAACAGATATGGGTTGGAGTGTCTATCCAAGGGGCATATACGAAGCTATAGCAAAGGTTTCACGCTACGGAAAGCCAATGTACATCACGGAAAACGGGATAGCTACCTTAGACGATGAGTGGAGGATAGAATTTATCATCCAGCACCTCCAGTACGTTCACAAAGCGCTGAGTGAAGGGTTTGATGTGAGGGGGTACTTCTACTGGTCTTTTGTAGATAACTTTGAGTGGGCTGAAGGCTTTAGACCGCGCTTTGGGTTGATTGAGGTGGACTACACGACCTTTGAGAGGAGACCGAGAAAGAGCGCTTACGTATATGGAGAGATTGCAAGGGAAAAGAAAGTAAAAGACGAACTGCTGGCAAAGTATGGACTTCCGGAGCTATGA
- a CDS encoding MFS transporter: MENLRRRVSIALLVLMAAFLMADQNLLPPNYQQIMAEFGISETQMGLVSTIFVATSALITILWGMLSDIKSRKKLLVIGVLLGEVPCFLTAYVTSYWQLLAMRFLTGIGIGSIIPIGYSLIADMFEEEKRGRGYAYIETAFGFGTLFGMIIAGLIVSWRTPFIIAAVPNFILAPLFYFVAEEPKRGEGEKELKEILERGYEYTYRLNKEALKKSFKTKTNILIFLQGIIGTVPWGVIMYWLISFFIVTRGMEKSTATFVLLIIGISSVMGSLIGGFVGDYFEARQRGGRAVITGLAIFIGMIAAIGLILYPLPSKLIPIHWVALTLYSIVFVQFVSYAGPNVRAIVSQLNLPEDRGTVFGLFNILDNVGKATGPLFGGFLIETLRSMGYSDALAYQYTLLIGSLFWIPCALVWLWIRKSYPEDRERIREILRKRAEELVKGTS, encoded by the coding sequence ATGGAGAACCTTAGAAGAAGGGTTTCGATTGCACTGCTTGTATTGATGGCGGCTTTTTTGATGGCAGATCAGAACCTTCTTCCTCCAAACTACCAGCAGATAATGGCAGAATTCGGTATAAGCGAAACTCAAATGGGCCTTGTTTCAACTATTTTTGTTGCAACGAGTGCTTTGATCACTATCTTATGGGGCATGCTCTCCGACATAAAAAGCAGAAAGAAGCTCCTTGTGATAGGAGTTCTCCTTGGAGAAGTCCCGTGCTTCCTAACGGCTTACGTTACCAGCTACTGGCAACTCTTGGCAATGCGCTTCCTTACGGGAATAGGTATAGGCTCGATAATCCCCATAGGATACTCCCTAATAGCCGACATGTTCGAGGAGGAAAAGAGGGGAAGGGGTTACGCTTACATAGAGACTGCCTTTGGTTTTGGGACGCTCTTCGGAATGATAATAGCAGGTTTAATAGTGAGCTGGAGGACTCCATTTATAATCGCCGCGGTTCCAAACTTTATCCTCGCGCCGCTCTTCTACTTCGTAGCAGAGGAACCCAAGAGAGGAGAGGGAGAAAAGGAGCTTAAAGAGATTTTGGAGAGGGGCTATGAATACACTTACCGGCTAAACAAAGAAGCCCTCAAAAAGTCCTTCAAGACCAAGACAAACATCCTAATTTTCCTTCAGGGCATCATAGGAACAGTTCCATGGGGGGTTATAATGTACTGGCTTATCTCTTTCTTCATTGTGACGCGTGGAATGGAAAAAAGCACCGCCACGTTTGTCCTCCTTATAATTGGCATCTCAAGCGTCATGGGAAGTCTAATAGGCGGATTTGTGGGGGATTACTTCGAAGCAAGGCAGAGGGGCGGAAGGGCTGTAATTACCGGCCTGGCGATCTTCATCGGGATGATAGCTGCTATAGGCCTTATTCTTTATCCCCTCCCAAGCAAATTAATCCCAATTCACTGGGTAGCTTTAACGCTCTATTCCATAGTGTTTGTTCAGTTCGTTTCCTATGCTGGGCCAAACGTTAGGGCAATAGTTTCTCAACTTAACCTCCCAGAAGACAGGGGTACTGTGTTTGGCCTCTTTAACATCCTGGATAACGTTGGGAAAGCCACTGGCCCCTTGTTCGGTGGATTTTTAATAGAGACACTTAGGAGCATGGGCTACTCAGACGCTTTAGCTTACCAATATACGCTCCTAATAGGGAGCCTCTTCTGGATACCCTGTGCATTGGTGTGGCTCTGGATAAGAAAGAGCTACCCCGAAGACAGAGAAAGAATCAGAGAAATTTTGAGAAAAAGAGCGGAGGAGCTTGTAAAAGGGACGTCATAG
- a CDS encoding polysaccharide deacetylase family protein, whose product MRALVFHGNLQYAEIPKSEIPKVIEKAYTPTIGTLIKEEIPFGLNITGYTLKLLPKKVIDLVREGIASGLIEIIGTSYTHAILPLLPLNRVEAQVQRDREVKEELFEVSPKGFWLPELAYDPVIPAILKDNGYEYLFADGEAMLFSAHLNSAIKPIKPLYPHLIKAQKEKRFRYINYLLGLRELRKAIKLVFEGKVTLKAVKNIEAVPVWVSVNTAVMLGIGRLPLMNPKKVAGWIEDKDNILLYGTDIEFIGYRDIAGHRMSVEGLLEVIDELGSKLCLPSELKHSGRELYLRTSSWAPDKSLRIWTEDEGNARLNMLSFGMDGELAFLAENSDARGWEPLPERRLDAFRAIYNDWRGENGEP is encoded by the coding sequence TTGAGGGCGCTTGTTTTTCATGGCAACCTACAGTATGCCGAAATCCCAAAGAGCGAAATCCCAAAGGTCATAGAGAAGGCATACACTCCAACTATTGGGACGCTGATTAAAGAAGAGATTCCTTTTGGGCTCAACATAACGGGCTATACCTTAAAGCTCCTCCCGAAGAAGGTCATAGATCTCGTTAGGGAGGGCATCGCGAGTGGTCTGATAGAGATAATCGGAACGAGCTACACCCATGCAATACTCCCCCTCCTGCCCCTTAACAGAGTAGAAGCACAAGTTCAGAGGGATAGGGAGGTTAAGGAAGAGCTCTTCGAGGTCTCCCCTAAGGGCTTCTGGCTGCCAGAGCTTGCTTATGATCCGGTAATACCGGCCATACTGAAGGACAACGGCTATGAATATCTATTCGCCGACGGGGAGGCGATGCTTTTCTCAGCTCACCTCAACTCGGCGATAAAGCCAATTAAACCGCTCTATCCGCACCTCATAAAGGCCCAGAAGGAAAAGCGCTTTAGGTACATCAACTATCTCCTCGGTCTCAGGGAGCTTAGGAAGGCGATAAAGCTCGTTTTTGAAGGTAAGGTAACGCTAAAGGCAGTCAAAAACATCGAAGCCGTACCGGTTTGGGTGTCCGTGAACACGGCTGTAATGCTCGGCATCGGAAGACTTCCCCTTATGAATCCTAAGAAAGTGGCGGGCTGGATAGAGGACAAGGACAACATCCTCCTATACGGCACCGACATAGAGTTCATTGGCTATAGGGACATTGCAGGTCACAGAATGAGCGTTGAGGGGTTGTTAGAGGTTATAGACGAGCTCGGCTCGAAACTGTGCCTTCCCTCAGAGCTGAAGCACAGTGGAAGAGAGCTCTACTTACGGACTTCAAGCTGGGCACCAGATAAGAGCTTGAGGATATGGACGGAGGATGAGGGGAACGCAAGGCTAAATATGCTTTCCTTTGGTATGGACGGCGAACTTGCCTTTTTAGCCGAGAACAGCGATGCAAGGGGATGGGAGCCCCTCCCTGAGAGGAGGCTGGACGCCTTCCGGGCTATATATAACGATTGGAGGGGTGAAAATGGAGAACCTTAG
- a CDS encoding galactokinase has translation MIRIESPGRVNLIGEHTDYTLGYVMPMAINLYTILEGRKAEAVTLYSEHFKEEKFFSLNQLYKENTWIDYVKGVYWVLKSEGYNVGGINGKILGNLPIGAGLSSSASLELAVMAFLNKAYSLNLSRLEMALLAKKAENEFVGVPCGILDQFAIAFGKRGHAIFLDTDTLSYEYIRFPEDVSVLVFYTGVKRELASSAYAERRKIAEESLRLLGKRTSKDVDESELVKLPSLYRKFFGYIVRENRRVLEVRDALKNGNIEEVGKILTRAHWDIARNYGVSSEELDFFVRKAGELGAYGARLTGAGFGGSAIALVDKENAEGLGKAVLEEYGKKFPWKAGYFIVEPSDGVR, from the coding sequence ATGATAAGGATTGAATCCCCCGGCAGGGTGAACTTAATAGGTGAGCACACCGACTACACTCTTGGCTACGTAATGCCGATGGCAATAAACCTCTACACGATTTTGGAAGGAAGAAAAGCGGAAGCGGTGACTCTCTATTCAGAACACTTTAAAGAGGAGAAGTTCTTCAGCCTGAATCAGCTTTACAAGGAGAACACATGGATAGACTACGTGAAGGGAGTTTACTGGGTTCTAAAGTCGGAAGGGTACAATGTAGGTGGAATTAATGGGAAAATATTGGGCAACCTGCCAATTGGAGCAGGATTAAGTTCTTCAGCAAGCTTAGAACTTGCGGTTATGGCTTTCCTGAACAAGGCATATTCCCTCAACCTTTCTCGTCTCGAAATGGCATTGCTTGCCAAAAAAGCGGAAAACGAGTTTGTAGGCGTGCCCTGTGGAATACTTGACCAGTTTGCAATAGCCTTTGGAAAGAGGGGACACGCAATATTTCTGGATACAGACACACTAAGCTACGAATACATACGGTTTCCAGAGGATGTTTCAGTGCTGGTGTTCTACACGGGAGTTAAAAGGGAGCTTGCCTCTTCAGCATATGCGGAAAGAAGGAAAATCGCAGAGGAATCACTTCGTCTTCTTGGAAAAAGAACCTCAAAAGACGTTGATGAGAGTGAACTTGTTAAACTTCCCTCTCTTTATCGAAAATTCTTTGGCTACATCGTTAGGGAAAATCGGCGTGTCCTCGAAGTGAGGGATGCCCTGAAGAACGGGAATATTGAAGAGGTCGGGAAAATCTTAACCAGAGCCCACTGGGACATTGCAAGAAACTACGGAGTGAGCTCAGAGGAGCTGGACTTCTTCGTAAGAAAGGCCGGAGAACTTGGAGCATATGGGGCAAGGTTAACAGGAGCAGGCTTTGGAGGTTCAGCGATAGCCCTCGTTGACAAGGAAAATGCAGAAGGGCTTGGGAAAGCAGTCCTTGAGGAGTATGGGAAAAAGTTCCCGTGGAAGGCTGGGTACTTCATCGTAGAGCCATCTGATGGGGTGAGATAG
- a CDS encoding thiamine-phosphate kinase, whose amino-acid sequence MEREIIELFMKHFKNQGDLPLGDDTGALKLGDEWLIATNDMLVKSTDVPGIMTPEQVGFKVFTMNVSDVAAMGGKPIGFLFSLGVPREIDIGYLEGIAKGIAEASDFYSTPIISADTNEACDLIIDGIALGKTKRLLTRSGAKVGDLVCVTGDIGRALAGLKVYFDSLGVSPKTRKALYEKLLEPKARVREGQILSNYANAAIDISDGMSKELHLVAEMSGVRITIYAEKLPIREEVFEVAELLGVDPINLALASGEEFELIFTIPEEHLEKLDFEFSIIGEVEKGKGVYLQKDGKIREMPLLGWEHLANP is encoded by the coding sequence GTGGAGCGCGAGATAATAGAGCTCTTCATGAAACACTTCAAGAATCAAGGGGATTTGCCTTTGGGAGATGACACTGGGGCACTAAAGCTCGGCGATGAGTGGCTCATAGCAACAAACGACATGCTGGTGAAAAGCACGGACGTTCCGGGAATAATGACGCCCGAACAGGTTGGCTTTAAGGTCTTCACTATGAACGTAAGCGACGTTGCCGCCATGGGGGGTAAACCGATAGGGTTTCTCTTCTCCCTTGGAGTGCCCAGAGAGATTGATATAGGGTACCTTGAGGGCATTGCAAAGGGAATCGCTGAGGCTTCTGACTTCTACAGCACGCCCATAATAAGTGCCGATACCAACGAAGCATGCGATCTCATAATAGATGGAATAGCCCTTGGAAAGACCAAAAGGTTGCTCACGAGGAGCGGAGCAAAGGTGGGGGATTTGGTCTGCGTTACCGGCGACATTGGAAGGGCCTTAGCTGGGCTTAAAGTCTACTTTGATAGCCTTGGAGTTAGCCCAAAAACAAGGAAAGCTCTCTATGAGAAGCTCCTCGAGCCCAAGGCGAGGGTTAGAGAGGGGCAAATACTTTCAAACTATGCAAACGCCGCAATAGACATAAGCGACGGCATGAGCAAGGAGCTCCACTTGGTAGCTGAGATGAGTGGAGTGAGAATAACCATCTATGCCGAAAAGCTCCCAATAAGGGAGGAAGTTTTTGAAGTTGCAGAGCTCTTGGGGGTTGACCCTATTAACCTTGCACTGGCGAGTGGAGAGGAGTTTGAGCTCATCTTTACTATCCCTGAGGAACATCTCGAAAAGCTCGACTTTGAGTTTTCCATAATTGGAGAGGTTGAAAAGGGAAAAGGCGTTTACCTGCAAAAGGATGGAAAAATTAGAGAGATGCCTCTCTTAGGGTGGGAACACCTGGCAAATCCTTAA